The sequence TGGTCCTCCAGAACAGTTGGGTCCCATTTTCTAGCACAATTAAACTATGGTCCTTAACGACTTGTATGTTTAAAGTTCCATTTCGGTTTATGTGTCGGCTACTGGGCTCAATGTGTGTATTAACTATCCGCATCTGTTTCTGATATGAAAACAATGAAATGGCTCCAAATATGAACTGCAGCAGGAAACTGATAGGCCCCTGAAGAATGAAAAACACACCACCAAAAAGTTTTCAAAGCTGTCTTGAATCTGGCTAAACTaggtattttgttgtttttgtttcagtTATTCTAGATATTGTTATGTGATGTGTTGTGGCAATTGGATCATATGGAAAAACATGTTCTTAGAATGAGAGGATTGAGGCTCAATCAGTACAATGACAGCTCAGGAGTACTGTCTTTCTAGCTTTTCTTGGATTACATTTGTTGATATTTGTTTCTCCTGGCTTTACTATGATTTGTGTATGGGTGGAGTGTCTAGAACATTGTTTGACATGCTCTGGTATATCTGATGAAATCATATCAACTTTGTGTTTGCTATTACACACATTCTGAAGTCATAGTAATCTCACTTACCTCAATGGAAAAGTAGTGATCAAATAGAATGAATTGTTTGATTTCGTCATGGCATCAACAAATCTTATTAGCTGAATGTACTAAAATAAAGGCAAACAAAAACCTTATCTCCATGTAGAACATTTTACTATTTTGGGgtgtaaataaaaatatatggaaagTTTTGCCGACGATGGACAGCATATCTGTgctagtacactcttagaaaaaatagtttccgaaagggttcttcagctgtcccaataggagcaacctttttggttccaggtagaaccctttttggttccaggtagaagtagaacccttttaggttccatgtagaaagggttctatatggaacccaaaagggatcTACcagcaaccaaaaagggttcttcaacggGTTCtcgtatggggacagccgaagaaccctttaaggtttgagatagcacctttttttctgagagtgtatgCTTGTATGCTGAACCCTTCGTTTGTGTAGGTGTCTACTGCATGGCTCCTGTCTCTATGGTCCTAGGACCCATCTCTGTTTCCAGCTGGCAAGAGATAGCTTTGTTATGACACACTCCTCTTCGCTTCCTGATGATTTTCTTCTAAACTTATCAGCCCTTCTTAAACAAGTACTAATTCAGGGCCTTCATTAGCTGGATTGACTGTAAACACCAAAGGAAGCACTGGAGAGAATATTCCAAAGTTTAATTCCTGGTATGTGCACTCGGGAATGTGCTCATGTCCAATAATGGATTTCCTCATTAGAGTTTGTTTTTCAAAGAACATCTGAATAAGATTTGCTTGTCAAtgcacactgagtgtacaaaacactactgcatacaaagctctcccttgccctccatttggcaaatctgatctgtatctgtatcctcctgattcttgcttgCAAGCAAAAATTCTGAAGTACCAATGACAGCTCAATACGGAAGTtgtccgatgaagcggatgctaagctacaagactgtttcgctagcacagactggaatatgttccgggattcatccaatggcattgaggagtatacaacatcaatcaccggcttcattaataagtgcatcgatgatgtcatccccacagtaacTGTACATACATGTCGCAACCataagccatagattacaggcaacatctgcactgagctaaaggctagagctgccgctttcaaggagcgggacactaatctagactcttacaagaaatcccgctatgacctccgacaagccatcaaacaggcaaagcatcattacaggactaagatctaatcctactacgccggctctaatgctcgtcggatgtggcaggacttctaaactatcatggattacaaagggaaacgcAGCCACAAGCTTCCCAGTGACTTGAGCccaccagatgagctaaatgccttctatgctcacatcgaggctagcaacactgaaccatgcatgagagcagcagctgttccggacgactgtatgatcacactctccgtagccaatgtgagtaagacctttaaacagattaacattcacaaggccgcagggccagacggattaccagaatgcatactctgagcatgcgctgaccagctggcaagtgtcttcactgacactctcaatccctctctctctttgttctctatATTTTTTCCCTCTGTCATGTACAGTAACAATGCTTGTTCAGCATAACCGGTTTGTGTCTTTACAATATTTGTGGACTTGCGGAAATATGAATAGCTTTGATGTCATaaaacagggatcatcaactagattcagccgcgggctgaTTTTTTCTTAAGCGGATgatcagggggccggaacataattacaaataatttgtagactgcaaattcaCTGGAAGAAGCCCAAACAAATataatatttgacaaaaacataataatttcaaaccttgcttgctTTTGTATACGATCACGGCTCTCTATTATGCTGGGAATaaaaaaatcacttggagctgatttcctggggTTTTtatagtcttttatgtccaacaataaaaatcTAACACCAAAAAACCTTGGTGGGGGGAATAAAACCACTCGCAGCCCAAATTTGGCCCTTGGGCTGCCAGTTGAGAAACCCTGTCATAGAATGATTTACAATCCTGTATTTGGATTGAGATGAGAATCCAGATAGCAGATTTCAGTAAGTGGTGGTCCTTATTCCATGTGAAACCAACTCAAAAGATGAGTAGGTGAAATGTTCTTTGGGAAGTGTCCTGCTTTGACCAGTTCACATGTTCTGGTTAGCACTCACTCTTAAAACCAGTGTCCAATGTTGCTCTGGTAAGTGAGCTCTGTCTGTTTATGAAAAGCAGACTCATCTCTAAGTCAGTCGGtaagtcagtctctctctctctctctctctctctccctctctttctctctctctctctctctctctcatcccatgTGCCTCTCTGCTTTGAATTCTTTGCCTTTGAAGCCTGAGGTCATTTCTTACAGTCTGCTGATCAGAGCCATTCGTAAGGTCACACATTTCAGGTTTCTCAAACTGAACCGTGTGGTGCTCTAAGGTCCTCACATGTCTGTGAACATTATGGCTGTAAAGTCTACcctgttatatacagtacctgtcaaggCATGCAAGGTGTACTGTATGTTAGCCTTGTCTTGGGAATTCATCTTAATATGCAATACATCTGGTTCAAGCCACATGGTCTGCATCGCATGATGAAACCCTGGGCAAGAGTTAAAGAGAAAGTAGTAGGTTGAATAACATtctatctatctctttctctctctctctctccctctccctccctcttttagtCCTTTACCCATCAACTGTTCGAGTGAAGAGAGGGATGGCATCAATGGTGAACCCTACTTTTCAGAACTCCATAGAGGATGTCAATTTACTATTTGAGGTGAGATATTTTCCTTGGATAACTACAGTAGCAAATATTGTATGAATCCTCTGAGTTAATAACCAAAAATATGGGTTTGTAATGAGTCTACTGTTTTTGGCTGTGCTGTGTAGATCCTGCTGGCTGGCCTGCAGTTTGGAGACGAGCACACCCTGTTCTCCGTGCAGGACGAGGAGTTGGCCTCCCTGCGGAAGACCAAAAAGCTGGAAGTCATCTGCGAGGACATCCTGCCCAAAACACTCTCTGATATCCGTcgcctgacctctgacctttccaATCACATGGGCCACCTGCGCCTGGAGGACTTTGAGCGCACTGTGCTGACCATGGTGTACACCGCCCAGCGGCTGGCCAACGCTACCACAGGCCAGCAGAGAGACTTGTGGGCAGAGTCCTTTGTCAGTTTGTACACAGCTATCAAGCTGGACCTGACAGCTGAGAACGACCTCACAGCTAAATGATATTCACAATGTTGGGGATTGATACTATACTGATACATATCGCTGCCTTTATTTCCAGATCTCTATTGGAGAAGGAATTTCTCTAATTTTCTATTATTCATTATAGGTACGATGTTTCAGCATGATTTTCTTGGCAACCCTTGAGTACTATCGTATCACATGGACTCAAAATTAAAGTTTCTGAGATATACTTTAATCCTATTGCTGTTTTTTATATGCATTGGGACAATACATTTCTTTGAtttatttcaaacttttttaaagGTTTATTACTAGTGTTACCCTGAACCAACTTGGAAATGCGGAGAAATCAGTATGCTTACATTAATTTTAAAAATAATTTCTTTAAAAAGCAACaatttttgtaatatttgtatacAGTTCTTATACATTGTGTTATCATTAAATACAAGATCCActgaaaagaaaaaaatatgaacaATGTACAACATTTCCAAGCTTTGAAAGAATATGTTTCACAGCaaaaatgtattcacaccccaAAAAGCCAAAAGATCCCTGCCAAAAGTTCATTTAGAAAATACAAAGCAAACCTATACAAGGGCCAGGATTCAATCCGATCAGCGGCAACCCTCGTTAGCCGACAAATGCAGAGCTTttcatagattttttgggggccATTTATCTgcattacatgctgaccagaccgaaTATGTGTCGCGTgcgtgagcgttgcaaaatacacatacatgttattcaatcattgcacccacactgctcgcacgcgTCAGCGAgcatctgcgtagccaggcgctaaaatataaCTTGGTTGTATTTGTGACGCTCAACGTGCTGCAAGTtcttcctctcccatctcctcattggtttttaggaacatatacacacgtgccatctcctcattggtttttaggagcatataccaacgtgccatctcctcattggtttttaggagcatataccaacgtgccatctcctcattggtttttaggagcatataccaacgtgccatctcctcattggtttttaggagcatatacacacgtgccatctcctcattggtttttaggagcatatacccacgtgccatctcctcattggtttttaggagcatatatccacgtgccatctcctcattggtttttaggagcatatacacacgtgccatctcctcattggttttcaGGAGCATATACcaacgtgggtgattgaaagatgaactgagatcCACACTCCAGTCGGTTGTGGTAATGCACCTATAAagtccaaataataataataagcctgaaggaaggaggagagatgactagaaactcatttggtttaccgttttatctgtggattaattgtcggagtagaggacttgtgcatttcaggtaaaataacaacccaatgtttatatcccaggacaaattagctagcaacacaagctagctagctaaattgccataaatgtttaatgcttttcgacttgtccccaaattaatataattggttcagagtatAGTTTTGCTATTTCAAACTGCGAGTCCTGATTgcgtctggtgtggggggacaaaatcaacatgtgcgCGATGGTACACGCAGATGTTAGAGCTGTCAATATGTATAGCAGCTGCTGTTGTAGTCATTGTCATGAAACCACACCTGTCCTGATATCCTAGCCATGTTAAaagttcagaatgagaaagtgtaggctttatagaaataatgacacaTTTAAAATCATTAAACAACATAATAGGGATTTATATCAACCTAATCAAGATGTACATTACATCCCACATTCCAGTGTTTGAACTTGTAACGTGACTGCATGGGATTTCTACTAATGCTACTGGGTGCATCCAATGGCAATGTGTGCGATAGATAACGccaggagccgcttgtggattattacagctctaatgcagttacacctccgacactgcCTAAACAAAAACAATGAAAAGCTATGCGTTTGTTGGCTCACGAGGGTTACTGCTGATCTGATTCTGGCCAAGAAGTGAGTAGAAAATGTCTGACTAAATAAGTATGGATAGCGTTCTTTTACAGTGTCTTAAGAGCAGGACAGCTGGTCCAAGTCACGAGAGCTgcctttgttattgttgttgttgttttagccaGAGTCTGGGCTTGCTCAGTGTTCATAGGGCCACTGATCTGATGATATGTGAGGGCTCTGGCTTCCCAGGTTGCTTCCTGGTGTCCAAAGAGTCCACCCCGGGCTTGTCCTGTGAGCTGGGTGCATTCAGAGGGAGGAATGGCACATATCGAACCCAGGTGTAGGAGGAGAGGCAAGAGCTGATTCCAAATGGAAGGTTGTACACCTCGCTACTCTCCAAGGTGTTGCTGGAGTCGTCCAGGTGGATCTTGTTCCAGGCTATGATGCCTCGCTCTCGCTTGGTTCCTGTGTGGCCCAAAGCAGTGGCGTTAGAATGCTTCAACTCACCTATAACAGAGACTTGTGAATCTTAGGAAAGCTGTATAATGTTTTTGAGGTCTGGGGAGGAGATTAACTAACATTGAATATGTCTACTCTTTACCTAATCATTACTCTATGTGAAACAGTTGCATAGATATTCCCCCTTATTCCTGGGTGGAAGCTTACCAGGAATGGTGTTGTCAAGGAAGAACCCAAAGAAGCCTCCAACAAACATGCTGGTTGTCAGAAGCACCTGCAGCAGTTGGTCCAGCTCAACCATACCTGACAAAGAGAATACAATTCATCACACTGGGCCAATTCACATACTAGAGGAACCTTAGATCTCCATGTTGATCTTCTGTTGAGCTTTTTCCCCAGCTTTTTGTAAAGAAGTTTGAATATTTTGTTTTACAGTGTTACATGTGTTATCTGCTCTGATACCTGTTGCTATGGCATCTGGGTTCTTGAATATCCAGTTTGGAATGACCAGCCCGGAAAACATGGAAAACCCAAAGATAAAGATGTTCCGGGAGGAGTTCATGTCTGCATACTGTCAAATGataaggagagaggagatgacaaATAAACAGAGCCAACCAGTCATTAGGGTTCCAAAATTACAATAACTTTCCCAAATTCCCATATTTTCCataaatcctggttggaggattcccggagatcctgcttattccctcctgatacCAGAAATATTttaactgggatttctggaaaacctgagaCTTTTACCTGAGTTTTCCAACCCTACTTGTCAGTAAAGACCTGAATGAAAAAGCCTTCATATGCAAAATGTCTTGTGGCCACTGTACAAAAACAATGTGTAAATTAACCTAGGCAACTGTCCAAACTGGTTTGAGTCTCCACAGGAGTTTACCTGCAGATTTGAAACTCCAGCTGCAGATATGACCCCAAACATGACCAAGAACATTCCTCCAACCACAGGTGTGGGGATGGTGGTGAAAATGGCTCCAATTTTACCAAACAGTCCCATGATGATCAGCAAGACGCCACCAGCAACGATCACCATTCGACTGCCCACCTACAAGAAAAGAGAACATTGTCTATTGAGACTGTTCACAGCTAATAGCTTTTATAAGTTCCATATTCCAAAAAACATTGATTCAGCTCAGTTTAACATCTAAAAACAGATTCTATATTGAAAAATAGCCTCTAGCCCATCTCACCTTGGTGATCCCCAATGCTCCCACATTCTCACTGTAGGAGGTGGTTCCGTTGCCTGTGCCCCAGGCCCCAGCCAGCAGACAGCCAAGCCCCTCGATGCCAATGCCCCTGTTGATGGCATGCTTTGGGGGAGGAGGGGCCCCTGACAGCCTGGCACAGGCGTGGTAGTCCCCCACCGACTCTATCATGGAGGATATCACCCCAGCCAAGATCCCTACCACTCCTGCCAGGCTCACAGTTGGTAAGCCCCACTGACCTGAGTTTGGGTGGTCCAGTTAATGTATAATACATTAGGGTCTTTTTAATAATGCACATATCAATAAACCATACATATTCATTACCCATATAGTACTaaaggttggggttaggggttttcctgaccatgtaaccagaccatgtgacctgaccatgtgaccagacCAGGAAAAACGTATCCAAACATCTGATTATCAGGTTATGGAGTTGTTGCTTAAGATTCCCCCTGAGCGGGTGTGCCTCCTACCTGGGTATGGGAATCTGAACCAGGGGGCTTGGACTATGACATCCCCCTTCAGGTCTGTGCGAGCCAGGTAGCCATATTGCTCCGGCTGTGAGGGCAGGACGTCAGAGATGGTGAAGATGTAACAGATCAGCCATGACAGTGTGATGCCAAGGAGCACCTGAGGAAGacgtcacatacagtacatgtaaatATGTTACACCAGTCATTATTAGGACCAGAAGTTTTCCCAGACCACAGAAACTGACCAGGGAAAACTCTGGGTCCTATATAAGGGCTTGAGAGAACAGTGAACAGCTTTGAGTCTTAATTTCCCAATGGACTTACTGGTAGAATCTGGAAGATGTAGATCTTGGAGGTGTGGAGTTTCTTGGTCTTGCTGTATGTGGGGAATGGTACAGGGATGTGTCGGAGGTACTGGGAGAACAGGATGATCAGAGCAGTCGTCCTGTAGTAAAGAGACTAACTCTGTTCACAAAGCAGAATGTGCCCTCTAGCTATGCACTTAGCATGGGTACCATTTTACAGTATGTAGCCATTGACATGCATGAATTCATAGCTTACGCCAAACCTGGTCCGGGACAGCTAGAGGGTGTGCATGCTTTTGTTGCAACCCTAAATCCAGCCGATTAATTGAATCTGTAGTTTTAATGCTGGGCAGGAACACAAACCTGCACACCTTATGGCTCTCCAGGTCAAGGATGGATGACTACAGGCTTGTGGGGGGGTTTGAAGTAAAACCCATAAATCAGACTTAAATAACCCTACTGAGAGGTACATACATAGTTGAGATGCCCCAGTGGTTCCCTGCATTCATTCCAGCTGAGTCGTATAGGGACAGGCCAATCAGAGAGATGGTGGGTGCGATGGTAAGGGGACCAATGAAACGCATGAAGAGACCGATGAGGCCAGAGAAACCCACCAGGACCTGGAACAAGGAGCCCACCATGATGGAGCCCTGTAGCTGTAGAGGAATAAACCACATAAGCATATACACACAATCAATAACCACAATAAGATGGGAAATCCTATAGATGGGAATTGTGTAAATAATGGCTTGTCAAGGGTTATTCAGAAATGTTCTAACGTGGCTAAACTCgccttctctctctataaaatacactgagtgtataaaatattaggaacaccttcctaatattgagttgcacccccttttggcctcagaacagcctccattCGTTGGGGcatgactctacaaggtgtcaaaagcattctaCAGGGATGATGGCCTATgctgacttcaatgcttcccatagttgtgtcaagttggctgattgtcctttggatggtggaccattcttgatacacacaaaaaactgttgagcgtgaaaaacccagaaggGCTGCAGTTCTTGAtaacactcaaaccggtgcacctggcacctactaccataccccgttcaatattttgtcttgcccattcaccctctgaatggcacacatatacaatccatgttcaattgtctcaaggcttaaaaatcgttatttaacctgtctcctcccattcatctacactgactgaagtggatttaacaggtgacatcaataaggattcacctggtcagtctatgtcatggaaagagcaggcgttcctaatgttttgtacaccctgTGTACTgtttatgccatttagcagacgcttttatccaaaactTACAGTCAgtacatacattttacaatatGTATGGTTCTGGGAATCAAACCCTGGCATTACAAGCGTCATgctccaccatctctctctctctctctctctctctctctttctctctctctctctctctctctctctctctctctctctctctctctctctctctctcactccgtgTGGTAAGTGTGTCACTCACCGCTCGCATGCGGCTCTGCCACACCTCTACATACTCAGGAGAGGTGGCGTTGACCAGGGAAGCATTCTGGGTCCAGGCAGGGCATGTCCACTCTGGCATCGACAGCATGGCCATGGAGGGAGCCAGCAAGGTGAAAGTACCCCCCTGAAGAATGGGCAGtctgaggggtagagagagagattagggagagaaagagagagggggaagggagagagaaagtgcaagagagtgggggagagagggagagggaagagagagagggggaagtatGATGTCTGAAATCACAATTGCAAAGATGTTCTGTCTAAAGTGTAGAGACTAGTACATAAGGAATTCATCCCCATAATCAATTTCACAGGGAATTAGGATGAATTTATATCCCTTTGCTTTGTAGTATCATCCAAAACAGACTTGTCTTGTACAGTAGTTGTCAGAGATGAGTATTGAGCTGAGATGCAGAGCGCTACTGTAACATCATCCAAACAAAGGTTGCCTTTTATGAATCAACCCCTCCTTTCTTTCCGTAGAGTACAGTCTCAATCAACTCCCAGCCAAAGTGCAAGTACTTAGCTAACCCAATCCAAAACACGCAACCTCCAGGTTCAAACAGCATGGCCTGACTCACACAGCACATTGTTTCTCTAGATCTAATTTTAGGCCTTGAAGGGCTGATTCAAATCTTGTGAGGACGTTATGTAAAAACCATGTCTTTCCAATCAAGACTCCTACAGGTTAATGTAATGACTATCTGCTGTGTGTCTCCATCCTCTGATACATTAGACCCCACTTTCAATTATACTACTGATGACAGATGGATCAGTAATGACAATGGACCCTCTAAATACAGTGAACTGATCGTTTGTCTGTGTAAATGTTGACTCCTATGGCATTACAATACAATTAGCTACGTTTCTAACTGACACGTATACATGTGTCACATCTCATATGCTGATCAGGGCTGTGCTGGAGTTTCACTCCCTACTAGCGAGTTCAACACATCCATTGTTTTCCTCACAGCTGACCTCCAGGCTTTTGGAGATCTTTGCCTGCAGGAATGTGGACTTAATGTGAGCTAGTTTATCGACCTAATAAGATGGAAATTCCTAACTAATCCTGTTATGAT comes from Salmo trutta chromosome 7, fSalTru1.1, whole genome shotgun sequence and encodes:
- the LOC115197420 gene encoding protein FAM180A, whose translation is MPGGCQVTMMPWKMVIVALFYCNINTCATYRHNKVLYPSTVRVKRGMASMVNPTFQNSIEDVNLLFEILLAGLQFGDEHTLFSVQDEELASLRKTKKLEVICEDILPKTLSDIRRLTSDLSNHMGHLRLEDFERTVLTMVYTAQRLANATTGQQRDLWAESFVSLYTAIKLDLTAENDLTAK
- the LOC115197418 gene encoding solute carrier family 23 member 1 produces the protein MAPEKESNGLENYAFAIDGRFCDLEKDGEGSDLSEEDDKNKLAYCVTDIPPWYLCIILGIQHCLTAFGGIIAIPLILSQGLCLQHDSLTQGHLISTIFFVSGVCTLLQVTFGIRLPILQGGTFTLLAPSMAMLSMPEWTCPAWTQNASLVNATSPEYVEVWQSRMRALQGSIMVGSLFQVLVGFSGLIGLFMRFIGPLTIAPTISLIGLSLYDSAGMNAGNHWGISTMTTALIILFSQYLRHIPVPFPTYSKTKKLHTSKIYIFQILPVLLGITLSWLICYIFTISDVLPSQPEQYGYLARTDLKGDVIVQAPWFRFPYPGQWGLPTVSLAGVVGILAGVISSMIESVGDYHACARLSGAPPPPKHAINRGIGIEGLGCLLAGAWGTGNGTTSYSENVGALGITKVGSRMVIVAGGVLLIIMGLFGKIGAIFTTIPTPVVGGMFLVMFGVISAAGVSNLQYADMNSSRNIFIFGFSMFSGLVIPNWIFKNPDAIATGMVELDQLLQVLLTTSMFVGGFFGFFLDNTIPGTKRERGIIAWNKIHLDDSSNTLESSEVYNLPFGISSCLSSYTWVRYVPFLPLNAPSSQDKPGVDSLDTRKQPGKPEPSHIIRSVAL